The genomic interval CAACAGGtaggaaaaaaaactgaaacgtTTAAACCTTTGAGGATCAAGATTGGCCAACCctggtttatttatatttttacaaaccTTATCACTCAGCAAATAAACAGggggtatacatttttttaattcagaaGAAAATTTGAGTCAACATGCACAACACAAGATTTTATTCAATTTCACCCAATGAGGGTTCAACATGTTCGTGGCAAGATCTCTGTGGAAAACATCTTTCATTAAACAACCCATTTCCAGCTGTTATGTCATTTCAACGAACCATGAGATTACATTCATCACACATGCAGACTTCAATTTCCAAAAAAGCTCAGCGtggcccggggggggggggattgagTTGTGGGCAGGTGTCTGGCTGGGGAGAACAGGGCTTCCACAGAACTCAGCATCAATCCAGGGGAAATGTTttgagattcatcagaccacgaCCTCCCTTTGGAGACAACACAAATGCCTGAAGGCAAATGAAAGGACATCCCATGCAGGCAGGCAACAGTAGTGGACAGTGCCTTAGACAATATGTGTTTGTGGGGCTGAGAGGTGGGGTCCGGAGGCGGGAGGAGTGGAATGAAGATAATTATAAGCGAGGAAAAAAACGTTCTGAGTAATTGGCATATTCTCTCATCCCCTGTGAATAGCTGTAATGACCTGATGAGGGGGAATTTGGTGCTAATTACCAGGATTTATCCTCTATCACTCAAGTGCATCGTAGCATTTCTGCATTTTCCAGCGGGCTACGTTATTGCAGCAATGTTGACCGTGTACATATTTACTTTGAGGAAAGGTTCACACACGATAATGTGGGTTTAATGCCTTTTGCCCAAGCTGTTTTTAGGACCCACTAACACAGGCTCATTTATTCTATTCTTCCTCACAACCTCAGAGCTGCTCAGTGTTTTATGCAATAACAACTGTGCTACCGCAAGACAGCAAACCCCGACTGGGTGCAAGACAACGCTTCCACATGTCAGATAACATTTGCCCTTTTCTGAAAGGTTATTTTCCAAGCTCTAACTTGACCCTTGACCCCCCCCTTCAGGCTGACTGAGCTAATTCCCGTCGTGGGCATTAACCGCCACTGGGGGATCGTCAGTAAGTGCCTGACCTACGGCAAGGCCGCCTCCGACCCCTTCGCCTACTCCCTCCTGCGTCAGCAGTACAAGAAGGTCCTGGTCACCATCGTGAACCGTCTGCTCCGCCGCGACCTCTACCCCTCGTCGGGCCACAACAGCTCTCTGGACACGGAGAACGACTACTCCCTGCAGAGGATCAGCTAACCGCGTCGTAACCGACGTGACAGACATAGCGCCGGACAGACAGAGCCAAGACACAGGTTTCCGTTGTGGGGAGGGTTTAGGAGGTGAAAGAgcaggagggatgaggaggagggatAGCGAgaatgagaaagggagagacgagagagatagagatggggggggggggagtgaaaTAGAAAATGATGAGGGGGGCAGAGGTTGTAGGAAGAAATGACCGAGGGGGGTGAATAGGAGGAGGTGCCTAGAAGAGACAGGAgaaacacgggggggggggggggggggggtgaataggAGGAGGTGCCTAGAAGAGACAGGAGAAacacggggggggggtgaataggAGGAGGTGCCTTGAAGAGACAGGAgaaacacggggggggggggtgaataggAGGAGGTGCCTAGAAGAGACAGGAGAAACACGGGGGGGGGTGAATAGGAGGAGGTGCCTTGAAGAGACAGGAgaaacacggggggggggggtgaataggAGGAGGTGCCTAGAAGAGACAGGAGAAacacggggggggggtgaataggAGGAGGTGCCTTGAATAGACAGGAGAAACACGGGGGGGTGAATAGGAGGAGGTGCCTAGAAGAGACAGGAgaaacacgggggggggggtgaataggAGGAGGTGCCTTGAAGAGACAGGAgaaacacggggggggggggcagatagaCTGTGCCAGGGATGA from Esox lucius isolate fEsoLuc1 chromosome 24, fEsoLuc1.pri, whole genome shotgun sequence carries:
- the gpr78b gene encoding G-protein coupled receptor 78 isoform X2 gives rise to the protein MVDITRILSTGAFKTLVEFYNVKQRCLVEQKRRKQRATKKISIFIGSFIICFAPYVITRLTELIPVVGINRHWGIVSKCLTYGKAASDPFAYSLLRQQYKKVLVTIVNRLLRRDLYPSSGHNSSLDTENDYSLQRIS